One stretch of Corynebacterium auriscanis DNA includes these proteins:
- the argJ gene encoding bifunctional glutamate N-acetyltransferase/amino-acid acetyltransferase ArgJ, translating into MGVTVPQGFRAASTTAGIKPSGNPDMALIVNDGPEFHAAAMFTRNKVTASPVRYTKQHNDGQFKAVIVNAGNANACNGAQGDRDAAQMAAEAAAAVGVDPHDVAVCSTGLIGDLLPMDKVSSGIAQLAENLSDDVNAGEGAAEAIMTTDLVTKQSVYHGDGWSIGAMGKGVGMMAPSLATMLVFLTTDAKLSGPNSAHKALSSATATTFDCIDVDGSTSTNDTVVLLANGASGVTPDEEEFVAAVHQVCLDIAMQLQADAEGVTKRVSITVTGAATDAEAKDAARVVGRDNLFKCAMFGSDPNWGRVLAAVGMAPVEMDPNAISVSFNGQPVCVNATGAPGAREVDLSGADVAVEVDLGVGDGTATVWTTDLSHSYVEINSAYSS; encoded by the coding sequence ATGGGCGTGACCGTTCCACAGGGTTTCCGCGCCGCGTCCACCACGGCGGGAATTAAGCCATCGGGCAATCCCGATATGGCCCTCATCGTTAACGATGGTCCAGAGTTCCATGCCGCGGCCATGTTTACGCGTAACAAGGTGACCGCGTCCCCCGTGCGCTACACCAAGCAGCACAACGATGGGCAGTTCAAAGCCGTTATCGTCAACGCCGGCAATGCGAACGCGTGCAATGGCGCCCAAGGCGATCGCGATGCGGCCCAGATGGCGGCGGAGGCGGCTGCGGCGGTGGGGGTGGACCCACACGATGTTGCGGTGTGTTCCACCGGGCTGATCGGTGACCTGCTGCCGATGGACAAGGTTAGCAGTGGCATCGCCCAGCTAGCGGAAAATCTTTCAGATGACGTTAACGCTGGTGAGGGCGCTGCAGAAGCCATCATGACCACCGACTTGGTCACGAAACAGTCCGTGTACCACGGTGACGGGTGGTCCATTGGCGCCATGGGCAAGGGGGTGGGCATGATGGCTCCTTCTCTGGCTACCATGCTGGTTTTCTTGACTACTGACGCCAAGCTCAGCGGACCCAACAGCGCTCACAAAGCACTCAGTAGCGCGACGGCGACGACCTTTGACTGCATCGATGTGGATGGTTCTACCTCCACGAATGACACGGTCGTATTACTGGCGAACGGCGCGTCCGGGGTTACCCCAGACGAAGAGGAATTCGTTGCCGCTGTGCACCAAGTGTGCCTGGATATTGCGATGCAGTTGCAAGCGGATGCCGAGGGCGTGACCAAACGCGTATCCATCACCGTCACGGGTGCAGCAACGGACGCCGAAGCCAAGGATGCCGCCCGGGTCGTTGGTCGCGATAACCTATTCAAATGTGCGATGTTCGGTTCGGACCCGAACTGGGGCCGTGTGCTGGCCGCAGTTGGTATGGCTCCGGTGGAAATGGATCCGAATGCAATCAGTGTGAGCTTCAATGGGCAGCCGGTATGTGTCAATGCCACCGGTGCGCCAGGCGCTCGCGAAGTGGACCTTTCCGGGGCGGATGTGGCCGTAGAGGTCGATCTAGGTGTGGGGGATGGCACCGCCACGGTGTGGACCACGGACCTGTCTCATTCTTATGTAGAGATCAACTCGGCGTATTCCTCTTAA
- the argB gene encoding acetylglutamate kinase produces MAEIHNSVDTTGLTPELRSHVLAEALPWLLHFRDKIVVVKYGGNAMIDENLKRAFAADMVFLRAVGARPVVVHGGGPQINAMLNKVGLEGEFRGGFRVTTPEVMEYVRMVLFGKVGRELVGLINEHGPYAVGASGEDAGLFTAVKRHHVVDGEEVDLGQVGAIAHVNASSLVDLIDAGRIPVVSTIAPDANGEIYNINADTAAGALAAALGAERLVMLTNVQGLYTDWPNKDSLVSRLTPEELAELLPGLDAGMVPKMEACLDAMKGGVKAAHVIDGRIEHSVLLELMTEGGIGTMVTDDSWSPEGLDTLTRTEEAGS; encoded by the coding sequence ATGGCTGAGATCCACAACAGCGTAGACACAACGGGGTTGACCCCTGAGCTGCGCAGCCACGTGCTGGCAGAAGCACTACCGTGGCTACTGCACTTCCGCGACAAGATCGTGGTGGTGAAGTATGGCGGTAACGCCATGATCGACGAGAACCTCAAGCGCGCTTTTGCCGCCGACATGGTTTTCCTCCGCGCAGTAGGTGCTCGCCCCGTCGTAGTGCACGGCGGTGGGCCCCAGATTAATGCGATGCTGAACAAGGTGGGCTTGGAAGGCGAGTTCCGCGGTGGTTTCCGCGTCACGACCCCCGAGGTCATGGAATATGTCCGCATGGTGTTATTTGGCAAGGTCGGTCGTGAACTGGTGGGCTTGATCAATGAACACGGCCCCTACGCTGTGGGTGCCTCCGGCGAGGATGCCGGATTGTTTACAGCCGTCAAACGCCACCACGTTGTGGACGGGGAAGAGGTGGATCTGGGCCAAGTGGGCGCTATTGCGCACGTCAATGCCAGCAGCCTGGTGGATCTCATCGATGCCGGCAGGATTCCCGTGGTCTCCACTATTGCGCCAGATGCAAACGGGGAGATTTATAACATCAATGCCGATACCGCCGCCGGCGCGCTTGCTGCGGCTCTCGGTGCTGAACGATTGGTCATGTTGACCAACGTCCAAGGGTTGTACACGGACTGGCCCAACAAGGACTCATTGGTATCCCGCTTGACCCCCGAAGAGCTCGCCGAACTGTTGCCCGGACTGGATGCTGGCATGGTTCCCAAGATGGAAGCCTGCCTGGATGCGATGAAGGGCGGAGTGAAAGCCGCACACGTCATCGACGGTCGCATCGAGCATTCCGTATTGCTGGAGCTGATGACCGAAGGCGGTATCGGAACGATGGTCACGGACGATAGCTGGAGCCCCGAGGGGCTGGATACCCTCACACGCACTGAGGAAGCAGGATCATGA